GTAGATGTCCTCGTCAGTTATCTCCTCCTCATAACCTCTTGAACCGTCAAGGGTTTCAATTCTGAACATGTAACTCTTGTACCAGTTGTACTCAGGCAACTTCTTGATTGGAATTAATCTCCATGCCCTTGTTTCCTGGACATAGCCCCAGTTAACGTACTCATTGAAGTTTCTTATTATGTCGGTTATCACGACGTTGAACTCGTTTATCAGTAACCTCTGTATCTCCCTCCACTTGTTTAATGAACTCTCTCTTCTAGTTATTCCAAAGTATCCGGCACATCTTGGGCCCTTTAAGGTGGCTATTCCCCTTCCAACGAAGGCCCTTATTGCTTTTATCGTTTCGGGTGGATCGGTAATGAATGTGTCAAACTTGTGAAGGGCATACTCTGGGAGTGGTTTTCTTAGATCGAACGTGAATATTTCTATGTCACTGTACCCGATTTCATCGGCAACCTTCTCTATGAACTTTATCAACCTCTCATCTATGTCGAGAACGGCTATCCTCTTTGGAAGGCCTGAGAGCATTAGGGCTACGCTCGTGAGGTCATCGTCACCAAGAACGAATATCTCCTTGTTCTCTATGTCTCCTCTGGTATGCATAAGTATTACTCTAGCGACGGTTGTCTCTGGGGTTACATATCCCTGATCGAACTCATGAACTGGTTCTGGCCTTCCCTTAACTATCTCTCTGAACTGCTCAAGTAAATCTGCAAAGGCTTGCAAATCTACAGTTTTGCCCTGACAGTGGGGGCATGTATAGTCATATCTTTTTCCAATTCCATATTCGGCAACTAAACTCTCTCCTTTTTCTGTCAACTTGACTCCTTCTCCAAACTCAACATATCCAAGCTCATGAAGAGCTTCAAGTATTGAAACCACAAGTGGAAGTGGCTCTTCACTTAAATCGACAATTCTCCATATGTCATTACTTGCTAAGATTGCTGAAAGAACATTCTCTACGCTTCTCTCATACACCGGTATCTTTGTCTTAGCCTTAACCCTCTCCACGATCTCTTTCATCTCAAATCACCTCCAGAAGTGTTCTTTTTTACACTCAATTTTACTCCCTTTTAAAGATTTCTAAAGGCTAAGCAA
The window above is part of the Pyrococcus sp. NA2 genome. Proteins encoded here:
- a CDS encoding bis-aminopropyl spermidine synthase family protein, translating into MKEIVERVKAKTKIPVYERSVENVLSAILASNDIWRIVDLSEEPLPLVVSILEALHELGYVEFGEGVKLTEKGESLVAEYGIGKRYDYTCPHCQGKTVDLQAFADLLEQFREIVKGRPEPVHEFDQGYVTPETTVARVILMHTRGDIENKEIFVLGDDDLTSVALMLSGLPKRIAVLDIDERLIKFIEKVADEIGYSDIEIFTFDLRKPLPEYALHKFDTFITDPPETIKAIRAFVGRGIATLKGPRCAGYFGITRRESSLNKWREIQRLLINEFNVVITDIIRNFNEYVNWGYVQETRAWRLIPIKKLPEYNWYKSYMFRIETLDGSRGYEEEITDEDIYNDEEASTT